AGTCCGACGAGGCAACGCCCTAAAcgcaatttttatatttttttatctaaactgttttaacatttttttcttattctttttgTTGTGGAGTTTCCACCGTTAAAAAAATGAATTTGATAGGGAGTTGATTAAATTTGGAAATGAAACAAATTTAATATAAGATTGGtgttaaataattgaaataaattatgtgTAATAGATTTATATAttccaaaattattttaaagagtaagataataatatttatatattcatatctaacatataataaatacaatattaggAATATGATTCCGGCGAGTTAAAAATTAGCTCATAAAATTTGTTCCATCTTTTCTTGATAAAAAATTCTAGCCATTCAATTTTTTCaaaccaaatttttattttgctaACTTCGTGGCTTCTTTAatagtatatttttaaaattttatttcactttatCATGGTTTTTATTTTgtctattttgtttttttaaaatagtGGTGATTTgagttttaatttttagtttaaagTTACGTTATAGCATATATAttagatttatcaaaataaagatgCTGGAAACTAATCTTGGAAAACCTTATCATAATAAAGCATAatgaaaatatttgtaaaattGAAATATGAGATGAGGAGAAGGAGGATAGGTTATATGAGATATTGCATTTTGTGTATTATCGATGAAGTGAGTTTTTGGGGTCTTAATAGTGGCTTCTTAGTTGAGAGTTTACCATCAAGTTGTTCTAATGATGACTAGCTAGTACTACTAATTTGATTTTCTCCTAGTAAGGATTATTCTACGGACATGATATTTGTGCatcgataaaaattattttatgaacatGAATTTGTACATCAAATTGTAATGTCTTATTTATCGTCTATTATTTATACTATGTGAATATCTTTACATTTTTATTATTCATgattcttaattttttaaaaaaattctatcCTTCTCATTAtgtctaattttaattttttgctctattaatttatttataatttttatttttcaaggcataatatttaattcacaatgtGCTATAATTTTTGACAGACAAAAGTGCAGTAATttagtttttaataaaaatttgaattagtaagatattattgtatttaacaaataaaaaaaagaggTAGTTGATAACGTCATCAAGAATTCTTTGACTAAattctctttcttctttaaacctcCACTCTCTCCCTTTCACTTCTCCCACCTTTTTCTATTTTCCCTCTTCCTATTtcagaaaattttcattttccacTCACTTTCTCGTCATCCAAATgaggaaaataaagaaacaaaatggCAAGAGACGATTTATACATTGTGGTTCCAAGTTCTTTTCGGTGTCCGATATTGTTGGATGTGATGAAATCCCCAGTGAGCTTATGCACGGGGGTGACATACGACAGAGCTAACATCCAACGTTGGCTAGACAGTGGCAACAACACATGTCCCGCCACAATGCAAGTCCTCGAAAGCAAAGACCTTATTCTCAACCGGAATTTACAACGACTCATCCAAATCTGGCTCGACTCAGTCGCTTGCCGTCAACTCGACGCCGAGTCGGTCCGCAATTCAGTTGTTGTTCCTTCTCAAAATCAGGTCAAACTCTTGGTCAAACACCTTGACATCAATTGCTTCTTATCTTTGACGAAGATCATTTGTTTCGCGCGAGAGTCAGAGGAAAACCGGGAATTCCTTGCCAAGATGGACAGGTTTTTCAGTAAGGTGCTGGATTTGATGAGGAATGCAAAATCGGGCATTAAAATAGTGTAACAGCAGGTTAAGATTTTGGATTTGATGTTAACCAAATTTTTTTATAAGAAGCCATTGTTGGAAACAAATTACTTGTCGATAATTCTTCTGGTTTTACAAAGAGGGAATTCAGATTCACAAATCGAAACGGTTCGATTACTGGAGTCTATAGCG
The Gossypium arboreum isolate Shixiya-1 chromosome 10, ASM2569848v2, whole genome shotgun sequence genome window above contains:
- the LOC108474537 gene encoding U-box domain-containing protein 29-like, with translation MARDDLYIVVPSSFRCPILLDVMKSPVSLCTGVTYDRANIQRWLDSGNNTCPATMQVLESKDLILNRNLQRLIQIWLDSVACRQLDAESVRNSVVVPSQNQVKLLVKHLDINCFLSLTKIICFARESEENREFLAKMDRFFSKPLLETNYLSIILLVLQRGNSDSQIETVRLLESIAVNGESKLKIGQKEGLVAELVKSLRKDNPRLIEASLSFFIAITMPKHLKTIVIQYRIIPELKYLLSQPNTTTSITEKALTLLEELSIRKKGRVEIWHDSVLLGRIAETVLTVSSTRWRYFGVVVICLEIGKRKKQWLVAMG